A stretch of the Candidatus Hydrogenedentota bacterium genome encodes the following:
- a CDS encoding caspase family protein, with protein MPDHAPHHSERLIVVVVAIDTFDDPEVLDLNCAVNDAESVVHALSSTHPSHRLLMRVLASPPRIEGALEPTRSNVLQAIEWAAAEARADDTLMLYFAGHGGLHQGRLFLLPKDGRWGVTGAGAPESALVFLDDMQSYFTDHPCARRVMFVDCCQDPLQQNNVPVPATGAVSQPANSRDLDMGNRFAAAQSQCAPQLRAEGWTVVLSCSPGERSLEDPHWGHHGIFSHFLAAGLCGEADLDRDSVVSLGELVQYLANRVPAQAAALLTESRENCPRDGGRHMAQQSQMPAVVWAGPAFVPLTRTIDEGRAPFSRDVLRVWPRFLRENLPYALPVQGMLRYGIGVLYGAVMAVTAGLALPFQAYGATLGVSLVLGALSGFLWHAAYGLIAASLQTRWHAGGYFAGGILLAWHGVVLVFLACCWAAAATLAAGEAVLASAGLNLFAVIAILVLFAFNSIQANASLACLAERNERVVLRRAFMQLEERWMLADLPNPIAMVSAHPRLVQYLALACSVGPFLHAVHAMLVQSETAQSGWPVFRDVLLLILIHWPVPWFGAGYHAIRAQLLPDR; from the coding sequence ATGCCTGACCATGCGCCGCACCATTCGGAACGGCTTATCGTTGTGGTGGTCGCAATAGACACCTTCGACGACCCCGAGGTCTTGGACCTGAATTGCGCCGTGAATGACGCGGAAAGCGTCGTGCATGCCCTGTCGTCGACACACCCTTCGCATCGCCTGCTCATGCGTGTGCTGGCCTCTCCCCCGCGCATTGAAGGCGCGCTCGAACCGACGCGTTCCAATGTGCTGCAAGCCATCGAGTGGGCGGCGGCCGAAGCGCGGGCGGACGATACCCTCATGCTCTATTTCGCCGGCCACGGCGGCCTCCATCAGGGGCGGCTCTTTCTCCTGCCCAAGGATGGGCGCTGGGGGGTGACCGGCGCCGGGGCACCGGAATCGGCCCTGGTGTTTCTGGATGACATGCAGTCTTACTTCACGGATCATCCGTGCGCCAGAAGGGTCATGTTCGTGGACTGCTGCCAGGATCCGCTGCAACAGAACAATGTCCCGGTACCCGCGACCGGCGCGGTCTCGCAACCGGCGAATTCCCGGGACCTGGACATGGGAAACAGGTTCGCGGCCGCACAATCGCAGTGCGCACCCCAGCTGCGCGCGGAGGGGTGGACCGTCGTCCTCTCTTGCAGTCCAGGGGAGCGTTCGCTCGAAGACCCGCACTGGGGCCATCACGGGATATTCTCGCATTTTCTGGCGGCTGGGCTCTGCGGAGAAGCCGACTTGGACCGCGATTCGGTCGTGTCGCTGGGTGAACTGGTGCAGTATCTGGCGAACCGCGTGCCCGCGCAGGCCGCGGCCCTTCTCACGGAATCGAGGGAGAACTGCCCCCGCGACGGCGGCAGACACATGGCGCAGCAGAGCCAGATGCCCGCGGTTGTCTGGGCAGGCCCCGCATTTGTCCCGCTCACGCGGACCATCGACGAAGGGCGCGCGCCGTTCAGCCGCGACGTACTGCGCGTCTGGCCCCGGTTTCTTCGCGAAAACCTCCCCTATGCGCTGCCCGTTCAAGGCATGCTCCGGTACGGAATCGGCGTCCTCTACGGCGCCGTTATGGCCGTCACCGCGGGGCTGGCTCTCCCGTTCCAAGCGTACGGCGCCACCCTCGGCGTCTCCCTTGTCCTGGGCGCCCTGAGCGGGTTCCTCTGGCACGCGGCATATGGGTTGATTGCGGCTTCGCTACAGACTCGCTGGCACGCCGGCGGGTATTTCGCCGGCGGAATACTCCTGGCCTGGCACGGTGTTGTCCTGGTCTTTCTCGCCTGTTGCTGGGCGGCCGCCGCAACTCTTGCCGCGGGAGAAGCCGTTCTTGCGAGCGCCGGCCTCAACCTGTTCGCGGTCATCGCCATTCTGGTGCTGTTTGCGTTCAACTCCATACAAGCTAACGCGAGCCTCGCCTGCCTCGCGGAACGCAACGAGCGCGTGGTATTGCGCCGAGCCTTCATGCAATTGGAAGAACGATGGATGCTCGCGGACCTGCCGAATCCCATTGCCATGGTCAGCGCGCACCCGCGTCTTGTGCAGTACTTGGCCCTCGCATGCAGCGTGGGGCCCTTCCTTCACGCGGTCCACGCGATGCTGGTACAATCCGAAACAGCGCAAAGCGGATGGCCGGTCTTTCGCGATGTGCTCCTGCTCATCCTGATACATTGGCCCGTGCCGTGGTTCGGCGCGGGGTATCACGCCATTCGCGCCCAGTTGCTGCCTGACCGGTGA